The genomic region GATAATAAGAGAGTAAACACTCCGCCTATTTTTGGGAAAAAGGCGGAAGGTGGAAATCTTCCCATAGAGCTTACCATTGGAGGAGCAACTGTATTTGTTTTAGATGTAGAGCAGTTTATAAAAGTTTAGCAACTAAATATACAATAAAAAAAGTGTGGGAACTTTTATCCCGCACTTTTTTATTTAGTGAAATACTTAGGGTTTTCGTTCGTTTCTTAATTAAACTTTATTGAATAACGATAAAAATATATTGCAATTCAGAATATTATACCGTATAATAGACATAAGAATATTAAAAGGGGTGGTATAATGAATAAGTTTTTGTTGGGGGCTTTAAATGGGTTGCTAGTGTTAACTAGTATGATTGTGCTTGCATTATGTATATTTGTTTTGCCGAATATGGCAGACGTTACAGTGGAGCTTTTTCCAGAAGCTGACTACTTGAAGTATCCGATTTTGGTTGGGATTTATTTAACCTGTATACCTTTTTATGCAGGGATATTCCAAACATTTAAGTTGTTAAATTTAATTCAAAAAGAAAGTGCATTCACCGAGAAGGCGGCAAAGTCGCTGGGCATAATTAGCTACTGTGCTGGTGCTGTTATCGCAGCTTACATTGCTGGAACATTATATCTTGGCTTACAAAATGCCTTGCCGCCAGGTGTAATAATGCTAGGGTTTACAATTATTTTTACTTCCTTTGTTATAGCGCTATTTGCATTAGTGCTAAAATTGTTATTAATTAAGGTGATAGCAATTAAAAAAGAAAATGACCTTGTGATATAGTAAAGAATTTAGCTTATGCAAAGGATTTCCTCCCGGACTAAGGGAGGTTTTTTTACTAAAAATATAAAGGAGATAGATTGCAATTATCGAACAAGTATATAGCTGATGGTTATAAGACTATTATAGAATGGGGATGGTATAGTGGATAAGATTAGAAAAGGTTTGTTACGTTATGCTACAGGGATAGAGGTTGTTTTGGCAGTGCTAATTTTACTGGGGGTGACAATTGCCTTAAGCTCTGTGTTGCGCTACCTTGCAATAATTCCGCAAACTGATATATATGACATTTATGAGGTTTTACAAAAGTTTTTGAGTATAGCTTTACTTTTGATTATCGGAATTGAGCTTGTGCTAATGTTACTAACCCACTCTGCAACTAGCGTGCTAGAACTTGTTCTTTTTGCAATTGCTCGTAAGATGCTTGTTTATAGCGAAACCATGCTAGAACTGTTAA from Proteinivorax hydrogeniformans harbors:
- a CDS encoding DUF2975 domain-containing protein; the encoded protein is MNKFLLGALNGLLVLTSMIVLALCIFVLPNMADVTVELFPEADYLKYPILVGIYLTCIPFYAGIFQTFKLLNLIQKESAFTEKAAKSLGIISYCAGAVIAAYIAGTLYLGLQNALPPGVIMLGFTIIFTSFVIALFALVLKLLLIKVIAIKKENDLVI